One Sagittula stellata E-37 genomic window carries:
- the trmFO gene encoding methylenetetrahydrofolate--tRNA-(uracil(54)-C(5))-methyltransferase (FADH(2)-oxidizing) TrmFO, whose amino-acid sequence MAKTDTLHIVGGGMAGSEAAWQAANMGVSVVLHEMRPQVKTFAHRTGNMGEMVCSNSFRSDDDEQNAVGLLHWEMRTAEGLIISTAHRHRLPAGGALAVDRDPFSEAVTKALTDHPNIAISHEEVSELPSEGHWIFATGPLTSEKLGAAIQTETGADRLAFFDAIAPIVYAESIDMDVAWRQSRYDKGETEEEQKAYINCPMTKPQYEAFIDALLAADKTEFHEGETATYFDGCLPIEVMAERGRETLRHGPMKPVGLTNPHKPEEKAYAVVQLRRDNALGTLYNIVGFQTKMKYGAQASVFKMIPGLEEASFARLGGIHRNTFLNSPTLLDAQMRLRSKPNIRFAGQVTGVEGYVESAAMGLLAGRMAAAEILGRSLPVVPQDTAHGALVHHITGGAEAKTFQPMNVNFGLFRPLDGLRGGRKGRRERYKGYTDRAKDEWSRWLATQKEPA is encoded by the coding sequence ATGGCAAAGACAGATACACTCCACATCGTTGGCGGCGGCATGGCCGGGTCGGAAGCGGCCTGGCAAGCGGCGAACATGGGCGTCTCCGTGGTCCTCCACGAGATGCGTCCCCAAGTCAAGACTTTCGCGCATCGCACTGGCAACATGGGAGAAATGGTCTGTTCCAACTCCTTCAGATCGGACGATGACGAACAGAACGCCGTGGGTCTCCTGCATTGGGAAATGCGGACCGCCGAGGGGTTGATCATCTCGACAGCCCACCGGCACCGGCTGCCCGCCGGCGGGGCGCTCGCCGTAGACCGCGATCCGTTTTCCGAAGCGGTGACGAAGGCGCTGACCGACCACCCAAATATCGCGATCAGCCACGAGGAGGTGTCGGAACTGCCGTCAGAGGGGCATTGGATCTTTGCCACCGGCCCGCTGACCTCCGAGAAACTCGGCGCTGCCATCCAGACAGAGACCGGGGCGGACCGGCTCGCCTTCTTCGACGCCATCGCGCCCATCGTCTATGCCGAGAGCATCGACATGGACGTCGCCTGGCGCCAGTCGCGTTATGACAAGGGCGAAACGGAGGAAGAGCAGAAGGCCTACATCAACTGCCCGATGACCAAGCCACAGTACGAGGCTTTCATAGACGCGCTTCTGGCCGCCGACAAGACCGAGTTCCACGAGGGCGAAACAGCGACATATTTCGACGGCTGCTTGCCGATAGAGGTGATGGCGGAACGTGGCCGCGAGACTCTGCGCCACGGCCCGATGAAGCCGGTTGGCCTGACCAATCCGCACAAGCCCGAGGAAAAGGCGTACGCGGTGGTTCAGCTTCGACGGGACAACGCGCTTGGTACACTCTACAACATCGTCGGCTTTCAGACGAAGATGAAGTACGGCGCGCAAGCCTCTGTTTTCAAAATGATCCCCGGGCTTGAGGAGGCGAGCTTTGCCCGCCTTGGCGGCATTCATCGCAATACCTTCCTGAACTCACCAACCCTGCTGGACGCGCAGATGCGCCTGCGGTCGAAGCCGAATATCCGTTTTGCCGGTCAGGTGACCGGGGTCGAGGGTTACGTCGAATCCGCCGCGATGGGACTTCTGGCCGGTCGCATGGCCGCCGCCGAGATCCTGGGCCGGTCGCTGCCTGTCGTGCCCCAGGACACCGCCCATGGCGCGTTGGTTCACCACATCACCGGCGGCGCCGAAGCCAAGACCTTCCAGCCGATGAATGTCAATTTCGGCCTGTTCCGCCCCCTCGACGGGCTGCGCGGCGGTCGCAAGGGGCGCCGCGAGCGCTACAAGGGTTACACAGACCGCGCCAAGGACGAATGGAGCCGCTGGCTCGCCACTCAAAAGGAGCCCGCATGA
- the speD gene encoding adenosylmethionine decarboxylase yields the protein MKDINLFQLGYGLETGAHEEDTTGTCPETTARDVFDESRDDHFIRRDGAVFAGTHLIIEVVNGVGLDDESRIQQAFRDCVDTCGATLLHIHTHKFSPQGVSGVAVLAESHISVHTWPEIGYGAFDVFMCGDAKPWLAVDVLAKAFATGDVRVRELKRGEGVVAEAGIAA from the coding sequence ATGAAGGACATCAACCTCTTCCAACTGGGGTACGGTCTGGAGACTGGCGCCCACGAGGAAGACACGACCGGGACATGTCCCGAAACCACCGCGCGCGACGTGTTCGACGAAAGCCGCGATGACCACTTTATCCGCCGCGATGGCGCCGTCTTTGCCGGCACCCACCTCATCATCGAGGTGGTGAACGGTGTCGGACTCGACGACGAGTCGCGCATCCAGCAGGCTTTCCGCGACTGTGTGGACACCTGTGGCGCCACGTTGCTGCACATCCACACGCACAAGTTCAGCCCCCAGGGCGTGAGCGGCGTGGCCGTGCTGGCGGAAAGCCACATCTCGGTCCACACGTGGCCTGAAATCGGCTACGGCGCATTCGACGTCTTCATGTGCGGTGACGCGAAGCCATGGCTGGCCGTCGACGTTCTGGCGAAGGCCTTCGCAACCGGCGATGTCCGTGTCCGCGAACTCAAGCGCGGCGAAGGTGTCGTCGCCGAGGCCGGTATCGCAGCCTGA
- a CDS encoding PaaI family thioesterase, with protein MPVMTAEEMTEFLDEVFPQVRGMFGIDELSDSRIAMRLVNDEKHLRPGGTVSGPAMFSLADVAAYVAVLANVGRQALAVTTHCSIDFMRKPASGVDLLAEARVLKMGKVLAVIDVLLFSEGSDKPVAHASLTYSIPPRPSA; from the coding sequence ATGCCTGTGATGACCGCCGAAGAGATGACGGAATTCCTGGACGAGGTGTTTCCGCAGGTCAGGGGCATGTTCGGCATCGACGAGCTGAGCGACAGCCGGATCGCCATGCGTCTGGTGAACGACGAAAAGCACCTGCGGCCCGGTGGTACGGTGTCCGGCCCGGCCATGTTCAGCCTGGCGGACGTGGCCGCCTATGTCGCGGTTCTGGCCAACGTGGGCCGGCAGGCTCTGGCCGTGACGACGCATTGCTCCATCGACTTCATGCGCAAGCCAGCGTCGGGCGTGGACCTCCTGGCCGAGGCAAGGGTGTTGAAGATGGGAAAGGTTCTGGCTGTGATCGACGTGCTTCTTTTCAGCGAAGGAAGCGACAAACCCGTCGCCCACGCCAGCCTGACCTATTCGATTCCACCCCGTCCGTCGGCTTGA
- a CDS encoding enoyl-CoA hydratase yields the protein MPILERHDTGHIAHLRLNTPQNLNALSDEMLAALQEQIDALAEDHETRVVILSGEGRAFCAGHDLKQMQAARQADDDGRAYFADLFQRCASVMTGLTRLPQPVIAQVHGIATAAGCQMVASCDMAVAAQGTRFGVNGVNIGLFCSTPMVALSRNIARKKAFEMLSTGRFMTTQEAEAAGLINAAVPEAELADATRTLAETVASKLSAAVKIGKSAFYDQLDMPLDEAYAFTGNVMVENMLWRDTDEGINAFLEKRAPDWAE from the coding sequence ATGCCCATTCTGGAACGCCACGACACCGGTCACATCGCCCATCTGCGTCTGAACACACCGCAGAACCTCAACGCCCTGTCGGACGAGATGCTCGCCGCCCTGCAGGAACAGATCGACGCTCTGGCCGAGGACCACGAGACGCGCGTGGTGATCCTCTCCGGCGAGGGCCGGGCCTTTTGCGCGGGCCACGACCTCAAGCAAATGCAGGCGGCGCGACAGGCCGACGACGACGGGCGCGCCTATTTCGCCGACCTGTTCCAGCGTTGCGCCTCTGTGATGACCGGCCTGACCCGCCTGCCCCAGCCCGTCATCGCACAGGTCCACGGGATCGCCACTGCCGCCGGCTGCCAGATGGTCGCCTCGTGCGACATGGCCGTGGCGGCGCAGGGCACGCGGTTCGGCGTCAACGGCGTCAACATCGGGCTGTTCTGTTCGACCCCGATGGTCGCCTTGTCACGCAATATCGCGCGCAAGAAGGCCTTCGAGATGCTGAGCACCGGCCGCTTCATGACCACGCAAGAGGCCGAGGCCGCAGGCCTGATCAACGCCGCCGTACCCGAAGCAGAGCTGGCCGACGCGACAAGGACCCTTGCTGAAACCGTCGCCTCGAAACTCTCTGCGGCGGTCAAGATCGGCAAGTCCGCCTTCTACGACCAGTTGGACATGCCCCTGGACGAGGCCTACGCATTCACCGGCAACGTCATGGTCGAGAACATGCTTTGGCGCGACACCGACGAGGGGATCAACGCGTTCCTCGAAAAACGTGCGCCGGACTGGGCCGAATAA
- the speE gene encoding polyamine aminopropyltransferase: protein MDDTPLWMREQLHGDYAQAMRVDDVLYDSQTDHQRLRVIQNETFGRVLTLDDVVQVTERDNFIYHEMLTHVPIFAHGAATRICIVGGGDGGMAREALRHKTVKHVTMVEIDPGVVEFSKRYLPTISNGAFDDPRLDLVIADGADFMKTTTGDYDVIIVDSTDPIGPGEALYANTFYADARKALKDGGIIVTQNGVPFMQGDELTRTMRAFQALFADATCYLATVPSYAGGPMAFGWGTDSGARHTDVNTLQTRFCASGIRPQYYTAEVHKAAFALPGYIRKLIP from the coding sequence ATGGACGACACACCGCTTTGGATGCGAGAACAGTTGCACGGCGATTACGCTCAGGCGATGCGGGTCGACGATGTTCTGTACGACAGCCAGACCGACCATCAGCGCCTGCGTGTAATACAGAATGAAACCTTCGGTCGGGTGCTGACGCTCGATGATGTCGTTCAGGTTACCGAAAGGGACAACTTCATCTACCACGAGATGCTGACGCATGTGCCGATCTTCGCCCATGGCGCGGCAACCCGGATCTGCATCGTGGGCGGCGGCGACGGTGGCATGGCTCGCGAAGCACTGCGCCACAAGACGGTCAAGCACGTCACGATGGTCGAAATCGACCCCGGCGTGGTGGAGTTCTCCAAACGCTACCTTCCCACGATCAGCAACGGTGCCTTCGACGACCCCCGGCTGGATCTGGTGATCGCGGACGGTGCGGACTTCATGAAGACCACGACGGGCGATTACGATGTCATCATCGTCGACTCCACCGATCCGATCGGTCCCGGCGAAGCGTTGTATGCCAACACCTTCTATGCCGATGCCCGCAAGGCTTTGAAGGACGGCGGGATCATCGTCACGCAGAACGGTGTGCCCTTCATGCAAGGGGATGAGCTGACCCGGACGATGCGCGCCTTCCAGGCGCTGTTTGCCGACGCCACATGTTACCTTGCGACAGTGCCCAGCTACGCAGGCGGACCCATGGCATTCGGTTGGGGAACCGACAGCGGTGCCCGCCACACCGACGTGAACACCCTTCAGACCCGCTTTTGCGCCAGCGGCATCCGTCCGCAATACTACACCGCAGAGGTCCACAAGGCGGCCTTCGCCCTGCCCGGCTACATCCGGAAACTCATCCCTTGA
- a CDS encoding DUF1127 domain-containing protein, whose amino-acid sequence MTQIVTREALTYLDKSRPLPLVASVALRVAVVSAKWAEQRRTRQALADLDPHMLKDVGIDALTARQEANRKFWQ is encoded by the coding sequence ATGACACAGATCGTCACGCGTGAAGCACTGACCTACCTCGACAAGAGCCGCCCGCTCCCGCTGGTGGCAAGCGTGGCGCTGCGTGTTGCGGTCGTCTCGGCGAAATGGGCTGAGCAACGGCGCACGCGACAGGCGCTGGCCGATCTCGACCCGCATATGCTGAAAGACGTGGGTATCGACGCGCTCACCGCGCGGCAGGAAGCCAACCGCAAGTTCTGGCAGTAA